Proteins encoded together in one Anopheles darlingi chromosome 3, idAnoDarlMG_H_01, whole genome shotgun sequence window:
- the LOC125957756 gene encoding transmembrane protein 134 isoform X3 — MNLQNGNSRGTYGKDTTNSKRFSIHDAFEEETDEVIKVYGSTVISTPMRAKARSPDDVSIRIHDQRDSDSLIQEYGHLSSSDTYTYCWRHPKVRENWRTVLAATALLIIGTGLIAMGAYALAEPHNGSQAAVFFVAGFICFVPGAYHVVYIWLAARGYRGFDFYHLPLFT; from the exons ATGAATCTCCAGAATGGCAACAGCCGCGGTACGTACGGCAAGGATACGACCAACAGCAAACGGTTCTCCATCCACGATGCGTTTGAGGAGGAAACGGACGAAGTGATTAAGGTGTACGGGTCTACCGTCATCAGCACACCGATGCGAGCGAAAGCGCGCTCACCGGACGATGTTTCTATCAGAATTCACGATCAAAG GGATAGCGACTCGCTGATACAGGAGTACGGTCATCTATCGTCCAGCGATACCTACACCTACTGCTGGAGGCACCCGAAGGTGCGCGAAAACTGGCGCACCGTACTGGCCGCGACAGCCCTGCTGATTATCGGCACCGGGCTCATAGCGATGGGCGCGTACGCTCTGGCAGAACCGCACAACGGGTCGCAGGCTGCCGTGTTCTTTGTCGCCGGATTCATCTGCTTCGTCCCAGGTGCCTATCACGTCGTGTACATCTGGCTGGCAGCACGTGGCTATCGAGGATTCGATTTCTACCATTTGCCACTTTTCACGTAG
- the LOC125957756 gene encoding transmembrane protein 134 isoform X1, with protein sequence MNLQNGNSRGTYGKDTTNSKRFSIHDAFEEETDEVIKVYGSTVISTPMRAKARSPDDVSIRIHDQSSNSSSRNLKYTDDTTSRDSDSLIQEYGHLSSSDTYTYCWRHPKVRENWRTVLAATALLIIGTGLIAMGAYALAEPHNGSQAAVFFVAGFICFVPGAYHVVYIWLAARGYRGFDFYHLPLFT encoded by the exons ATGAATCTCCAGAATGGCAACAGCCGCGGTACGTACGGCAAGGATACGACCAACAGCAAACGGTTCTCCATCCACGATGCGTTTGAGGAGGAAACGGACGAAGTGATTAAGGTGTACGGGTCTACCGTCATCAGCACACCGATGCGAGCGAAAGCGCGCTCACCGGACGATGTTTCTATCAGAATTCACGATCAAAG cagtaacagcagcagcagaaaccttAAATACACCGATGATACCACCTCCAGGGATAGCGACTCGCTGATACAGGAGTACGGTCATCTATCGTCCAGCGATACCTACACCTACTGCTGGAGGCACCCGAAGGTGCGCGAAAACTGGCGCACCGTACTGGCCGCGACAGCCCTGCTGATTATCGGCACCGGGCTCATAGCGATGGGCGCGTACGCTCTGGCAGAACCGCACAACGGGTCGCAGGCTGCCGTGTTCTTTGTCGCCGGATTCATCTGCTTCGTCCCAGGTGCCTATCACGTCGTGTACATCTGGCTGGCAGCACGTGGCTATCGAGGATTCGATTTCTACCATTTGCCACTTTTCACGTAG
- the LOC125957756 gene encoding transmembrane protein 134 isoform X2, with product MNLQNGNSRGTYGKDTTNSKRFSIHDAFEEETDEVIKVYGSTVISTPMRAKARSPDDVSIRIHDQSNSSSRNLKYTDDTTSRDSDSLIQEYGHLSSSDTYTYCWRHPKVRENWRTVLAATALLIIGTGLIAMGAYALAEPHNGSQAAVFFVAGFICFVPGAYHVVYIWLAARGYRGFDFYHLPLFT from the exons ATGAATCTCCAGAATGGCAACAGCCGCGGTACGTACGGCAAGGATACGACCAACAGCAAACGGTTCTCCATCCACGATGCGTTTGAGGAGGAAACGGACGAAGTGATTAAGGTGTACGGGTCTACCGTCATCAGCACACCGATGCGAGCGAAAGCGCGCTCACCGGACGATGTTTCTATCAGAATTCACGATCAAAG taacagcagcagcagaaaccttAAATACACCGATGATACCACCTCCAGGGATAGCGACTCGCTGATACAGGAGTACGGTCATCTATCGTCCAGCGATACCTACACCTACTGCTGGAGGCACCCGAAGGTGCGCGAAAACTGGCGCACCGTACTGGCCGCGACAGCCCTGCTGATTATCGGCACCGGGCTCATAGCGATGGGCGCGTACGCTCTGGCAGAACCGCACAACGGGTCGCAGGCTGCCGTGTTCTTTGTCGCCGGATTCATCTGCTTCGTCCCAGGTGCCTATCACGTCGTGTACATCTGGCTGGCAGCACGTGGCTATCGAGGATTCGATTTCTACCATTTGCCACTTTTCACGTAG